From Triticum aestivum cultivar Chinese Spring chromosome 4A, IWGSC CS RefSeq v2.1, whole genome shotgun sequence, a single genomic window includes:
- the LOC123086232 gene encoding splicing factor U2af large subunit B-like isoform X2, protein MADDNGGGGGDDYVSEAVRPEGDTHTREEGLSKSRDRDREKDKDKERHRDRDRDRGRDRDRGRDRDLDKDRDRDKDRDRHQRHHRDKREHRDRPDDHDRHRSRDSERRRDRERDGHRRHRSRSRSRSRGRDDHRSRSHSKSKRVSGFDLGPTAQSVLPQFPTIPTPSQLPGSSIPGMFPNMLPFAVGQFNPLVMQPQAMTQQHIFPQATRHARRVYVGGLPPSANEQSVAIYFNQVMAAIGGNTAGPGDAVLNVYINHDKKFAFVEMRSVEEASNAMALDGILFEGAPVKVRRPTDYNPSLAAALGPSQPSSNLNLAAVGLTPGSAGGLEGPDRIFVGGLPYYFTEAQVRELLESFGPLRGFDLVKDRETGNSKGYAFCVYQDLNVTDIACAALNGIKMGDKTLTVRRANQGSAQPRPEQESILLQAQQQVQLQKLVYQVGALPTKVVCLTQVVTADELKDDEEYEDIMEDMRLEAGKYGNLVKVVIPRPHPSGEPVSGVGKVFLEYADVDGSTKAKTAMHGRKFGGNPVVAVFYPENKFADEDYDAAA, encoded by the exons ATGGCCGacgacaacggcggcggcggcggcgacgactacGTCAGCGAGGCCGTCCGCCCCGAG GGTGATACACATACGCGTGAAGAGGGATTGTCAAAATCCAGGGATCGAGACAGAGAAAAAGACAAGGATAAGGAGCGCCATAGGGACCGTGACAGAGATAGAGGAAGAGACAGAGATCGGGGTCGGGACAGGGATCTAGACAAGGATCGGGACAGGGACAAGGATCGGGATCGCCACCAAAGGCATCACCGTGACAAAAGGGAGCACCGAGACCGTCCTGATGATCACGATCGTCACAGAAGCCGTGATTCTGAAAG GAGAAGGGACCGCGAGAGAGATGGACATCGCAGGCATCGCTCTCGTTCACGGTCTCGTTCAAGGGGCAGGGATGATCACAGATCTCGATCTCATTCAAAAAG CAAGCGAGTCAGTGGATTCGACCTGGGACCAACAGCACAATCCGTACTTCCTCAGTTCCCTACCATTCCAACCCCAA GTCAGTTACCTGGCTCTTCTATTCCTGGAATGTTCCCGAACATGCTCCCTTTTGCTGTTGGACAG TTCAATCCCCTCGTCATGCAGCCACAAGCCATGACTCAACAG CATATTTTTCCTCAGGCTACTCGGCATGCTCGGCGTGTTTATGTTGGTGGCCTTCCCCCATCTGCTAATGAACAG TCTGTTGCAATATACTTTAATCAAGTCATGGCTGCTATTGGAGGAAACACTGCTGGTCCAGGTGATGCTGTTCTTAATGTGTACATAAACCATGACAAGAAATTCGCTTTTGTGGAGATGAGGTCTGTGGAGGAAGCAAGCAATGCAATGGCACTGGATGGCATTTTATTTGAAGGTGCACCAGTGAAGGTTAGAAGACCAACAGACTATAACCCTTCTCTGGCAGCTGCCCTGGGCCCAAGCCAGCCAAGCTCCAATTTGAATCTTGCTGCGGTTGGCCTAACACCAGGTTCAGCCGGAGGGTTAGAAGGCCCGGACCGTATTTTTGTGGGTGGTCTCCCCTATTACTTCACAGAGGCTCAAGTTCGGGAGCTGCTTGAATCATTTGGGCCTCTTCGAGGATTTGATCTTGTGAAAGATAGGGAAACTGGTAACTCAAAGGGCTATGCGTTCTGTGTCTACCAGGACCTCAATGTCACTGACATAGCCTGCGCTGCTCTAAATGGTATCAAGATGGGAGACAAAACTCTTACGGTCAGACGAGCAAACCAGGGCTCAGCCCAACCTAGACCAGAGCAGGAAAGTATCCTGTTGCAGGCACAGCAGCAGGTGCAGTTACAG AAACTTGTGTATCAAGTTGGAGCGCTCCCTACAAAGGTTGTATGCCTGACCCAGGTAGTTACTGCTGATGAATtaaaggatgatgaagaatatgaggaCATTATGGAGGACATGAGGTTGGAAGCTGGGAAATATG GTAACTTGGTGAAAGTTGTCATCCCGCGCCCTCATCCGAGTGGAGAGCCAGTTTCTGGAGTTGGAAAG GTGTTCTTAGAGTATGCAGATGTTGATGGTTCCACCAAAGCAAAGACGGCGATGCATGGAAGGAAATTCGGTGGAAACCCAGTTGTTGCGGTCTTCTACCCCGAGAACAAGTTTGCTGATGAGGACTATGACGCGGCAGCATAA
- the LOC123086232 gene encoding splicing factor U2af large subunit B-like isoform X4 translates to MADDNGGGGGDDYVSEAVRPEGDTHTREEGLSKSRDRDREKDKDKERHRDRDRDRGRDRDRGRDRDLDKDRDRDKDRDRHQRHHRDKREHRDRPDDHDRHRSRDSERRRDRERDGHRRHRSRSRSRSRGRDDHRSRSHSKSKRVSGFDLGPTAQSVLPQFPTIPTPSQLPGSSIPGMFPNMLPFAVGQFNPLVMQPQAMTQQATRHARRVYVGGLPPSANEQSVAIYFNQVMAAIGGNTAGPGDAVLNVYINHDKKFAFVEMRSVEEASNAMALDGILFEGAPVKVRRPTDYNPSLAAALGPSQPSSNLNLAAVGLTPGSAGGLEGPDRIFVGGLPYYFTEAQVRELLESFGPLRGFDLVKDRETGNSKGYAFCVYQDLNVTDIACAALNGIKMGDKTLTVRRANQGSAQPRPEQESILLQAQQQVQLQKLVYQVGALPTKVVCLTQVVTADELKDDEEYEDIMEDMRLEAGKYGNLVKVVIPRPHPSGEPVSGVGKVFLEYADVDGSTKAKTAMHGRKFGGNPVVAVFYPENKFADEDYDAAA, encoded by the exons ATGGCCGacgacaacggcggcggcggcggcgacgactacGTCAGCGAGGCCGTCCGCCCCGAG GGTGATACACATACGCGTGAAGAGGGATTGTCAAAATCCAGGGATCGAGACAGAGAAAAAGACAAGGATAAGGAGCGCCATAGGGACCGTGACAGAGATAGAGGAAGAGACAGAGATCGGGGTCGGGACAGGGATCTAGACAAGGATCGGGACAGGGACAAGGATCGGGATCGCCACCAAAGGCATCACCGTGACAAAAGGGAGCACCGAGACCGTCCTGATGATCACGATCGTCACAGAAGCCGTGATTCTGAAAG GAGAAGGGACCGCGAGAGAGATGGACATCGCAGGCATCGCTCTCGTTCACGGTCTCGTTCAAGGGGCAGGGATGATCACAGATCTCGATCTCATTCAAAAAG CAAGCGAGTCAGTGGATTCGACCTGGGACCAACAGCACAATCCGTACTTCCTCAGTTCCCTACCATTCCAACCCCAA GTCAGTTACCTGGCTCTTCTATTCCTGGAATGTTCCCGAACATGCTCCCTTTTGCTGTTGGACAG TTCAATCCCCTCGTCATGCAGCCACAAGCCATGACTCAACAG GCTACTCGGCATGCTCGGCGTGTTTATGTTGGTGGCCTTCCCCCATCTGCTAATGAACAG TCTGTTGCAATATACTTTAATCAAGTCATGGCTGCTATTGGAGGAAACACTGCTGGTCCAGGTGATGCTGTTCTTAATGTGTACATAAACCATGACAAGAAATTCGCTTTTGTGGAGATGAGGTCTGTGGAGGAAGCAAGCAATGCAATGGCACTGGATGGCATTTTATTTGAAGGTGCACCAGTGAAGGTTAGAAGACCAACAGACTATAACCCTTCTCTGGCAGCTGCCCTGGGCCCAAGCCAGCCAAGCTCCAATTTGAATCTTGCTGCGGTTGGCCTAACACCAGGTTCAGCCGGAGGGTTAGAAGGCCCGGACCGTATTTTTGTGGGTGGTCTCCCCTATTACTTCACAGAGGCTCAAGTTCGGGAGCTGCTTGAATCATTTGGGCCTCTTCGAGGATTTGATCTTGTGAAAGATAGGGAAACTGGTAACTCAAAGGGCTATGCGTTCTGTGTCTACCAGGACCTCAATGTCACTGACATAGCCTGCGCTGCTCTAAATGGTATCAAGATGGGAGACAAAACTCTTACGGTCAGACGAGCAAACCAGGGCTCAGCCCAACCTAGACCAGAGCAGGAAAGTATCCTGTTGCAGGCACAGCAGCAGGTGCAGTTACAG AAACTTGTGTATCAAGTTGGAGCGCTCCCTACAAAGGTTGTATGCCTGACCCAGGTAGTTACTGCTGATGAATtaaaggatgatgaagaatatgaggaCATTATGGAGGACATGAGGTTGGAAGCTGGGAAATATG GTAACTTGGTGAAAGTTGTCATCCCGCGCCCTCATCCGAGTGGAGAGCCAGTTTCTGGAGTTGGAAAG GTGTTCTTAGAGTATGCAGATGTTGATGGTTCCACCAAAGCAAAGACGGCGATGCATGGAAGGAAATTCGGTGGAAACCCAGTTGTTGCGGTCTTCTACCCCGAGAACAAGTTTGCTGATGAGGACTATGACGCGGCAGCATAA
- the LOC123086232 gene encoding splicing factor U2af large subunit B-like isoform X7 has product MADDNGGGGGDDYVSEAVRPEGDTHTREEGLSKSRDRDREKDKDKERHRDRDRDRGRDRDRGRDRDLDKDRDRDKDRDRHQRHHRDKREHRDRPDDHDRHRSRDSERRRDRERDGHRRHRSRSRSRSRGRDDHRSRSHSKSTTNTDCVEAASESVDSTWDQQHNPYFLSSLPFQPQSIFTVDIFLEMPYHQAPLHASVTTIQTLERVEDASWNLPRTAPIRREGQLPGSSIPGMFPNMLPFAVGQFNPLVMQPQAMTQQATRHARRVYVGGLPPSANEQSVAIYFNQVMAAIGGNTAGPGDAVLNVYINHDKKFAFVEMRSVEEASNAMALDGILFEGAPVKVRRPTDYNPSLAAALGPSQPSSNLNLAAVGLTPGSAGGLEGPDRIFVGGLPYYFTEAQVRELLESFGPLRGFDLVKDRETGNSKGYAFCVYQDLNVTDIACAALNGIKMGDKTLTVRRANQGSAQPRPEQESILLQAQQQVQLQKLVYQVGALPTKVVCLTQVVTADELKDDEEYEDIMEDMRLEAGKYGNLVKVVIPRPHPSGEPVSGVGKVFLEYADVDGSTKAKTAMHGRKFGGNPVVAVFYPENKFADEDYDAAA; this is encoded by the exons ATGGCCGacgacaacggcggcggcggcggcgacgactacGTCAGCGAGGCCGTCCGCCCCGAG GGTGATACACATACGCGTGAAGAGGGATTGTCAAAATCCAGGGATCGAGACAGAGAAAAAGACAAGGATAAGGAGCGCCATAGGGACCGTGACAGAGATAGAGGAAGAGACAGAGATCGGGGTCGGGACAGGGATCTAGACAAGGATCGGGACAGGGACAAGGATCGGGATCGCCACCAAAGGCATCACCGTGACAAAAGGGAGCACCGAGACCGTCCTGATGATCACGATCGTCACAGAAGCCGTGATTCTGAAAG GAGAAGGGACCGCGAGAGAGATGGACATCGCAGGCATCGCTCTCGTTCACGGTCTCGTTCAAGGGGCAGGGATGATCACAGATCTCGATCTCATTCAAAAAG TACTACTAATACTGATTGTGTTGAAGCAGCAAGCGAGTCAGTGGATTCGACCTGGGACCAACAGCACAATCCGTACTTCCTCAGTTCCCTACCATTCCAACCCCAA AGCATTTTCACTGTAGATATATTCTTGGAGATGCCATATCACCAAGCACCTTTACATGCATCTGTAACTACAATACAAACACTtgaaagagttgaagatgcttcGTGGAATCTACCTAGAACTGCACCAATAAGGCGAGAGG GTCAGTTACCTGGCTCTTCTATTCCTGGAATGTTCCCGAACATGCTCCCTTTTGCTGTTGGACAG TTCAATCCCCTCGTCATGCAGCCACAAGCCATGACTCAACAG GCTACTCGGCATGCTCGGCGTGTTTATGTTGGTGGCCTTCCCCCATCTGCTAATGAACAG TCTGTTGCAATATACTTTAATCAAGTCATGGCTGCTATTGGAGGAAACACTGCTGGTCCAGGTGATGCTGTTCTTAATGTGTACATAAACCATGACAAGAAATTCGCTTTTGTGGAGATGAGGTCTGTGGAGGAAGCAAGCAATGCAATGGCACTGGATGGCATTTTATTTGAAGGTGCACCAGTGAAGGTTAGAAGACCAACAGACTATAACCCTTCTCTGGCAGCTGCCCTGGGCCCAAGCCAGCCAAGCTCCAATTTGAATCTTGCTGCGGTTGGCCTAACACCAGGTTCAGCCGGAGGGTTAGAAGGCCCGGACCGTATTTTTGTGGGTGGTCTCCCCTATTACTTCACAGAGGCTCAAGTTCGGGAGCTGCTTGAATCATTTGGGCCTCTTCGAGGATTTGATCTTGTGAAAGATAGGGAAACTGGTAACTCAAAGGGCTATGCGTTCTGTGTCTACCAGGACCTCAATGTCACTGACATAGCCTGCGCTGCTCTAAATGGTATCAAGATGGGAGACAAAACTCTTACGGTCAGACGAGCAAACCAGGGCTCAGCCCAACCTAGACCAGAGCAGGAAAGTATCCTGTTGCAGGCACAGCAGCAGGTGCAGTTACAG AAACTTGTGTATCAAGTTGGAGCGCTCCCTACAAAGGTTGTATGCCTGACCCAGGTAGTTACTGCTGATGAATtaaaggatgatgaagaatatgaggaCATTATGGAGGACATGAGGTTGGAAGCTGGGAAATATG GTAACTTGGTGAAAGTTGTCATCCCGCGCCCTCATCCGAGTGGAGAGCCAGTTTCTGGAGTTGGAAAG GTGTTCTTAGAGTATGCAGATGTTGATGGTTCCACCAAAGCAAAGACGGCGATGCATGGAAGGAAATTCGGTGGAAACCCAGTTGTTGCGGTCTTCTACCCCGAGAACAAGTTTGCTGATGAGGACTATGACGCGGCAGCATAA
- the LOC123086232 gene encoding splicing factor U2af large subunit B-like isoform X3, translating to MADDNGGGGGDDYVSEAVRPEGDTHTREEGLSKSRDRDREKDKDKERHRDRDRDRGRDRDRGRDRDLDKDRDRDKDRDRHQRHHRDKREHRDRPDDHDRHRSRDSERRRDRERDGHRRHRSRSRSRSRGRDDHRSRSHSKSSKRVSGFDLGPTAQSVLPQFPTIPTPSQLPGSSIPGMFPNMLPFAVGQFNPLVMQPQAMTQQATRHARRVYVGGLPPSANEQSVAIYFNQVMAAIGGNTAGPGDAVLNVYINHDKKFAFVEMRSVEEASNAMALDGILFEGAPVKVRRPTDYNPSLAAALGPSQPSSNLNLAAVGLTPGSAGGLEGPDRIFVGGLPYYFTEAQVRELLESFGPLRGFDLVKDRETGNSKGYAFCVYQDLNVTDIACAALNGIKMGDKTLTVRRANQGSAQPRPEQESILLQAQQQVQLQKLVYQVGALPTKVVCLTQVVTADELKDDEEYEDIMEDMRLEAGKYGNLVKVVIPRPHPSGEPVSGVGKVFLEYADVDGSTKAKTAMHGRKFGGNPVVAVFYPENKFADEDYDAAA from the exons ATGGCCGacgacaacggcggcggcggcggcgacgactacGTCAGCGAGGCCGTCCGCCCCGAG GGTGATACACATACGCGTGAAGAGGGATTGTCAAAATCCAGGGATCGAGACAGAGAAAAAGACAAGGATAAGGAGCGCCATAGGGACCGTGACAGAGATAGAGGAAGAGACAGAGATCGGGGTCGGGACAGGGATCTAGACAAGGATCGGGACAGGGACAAGGATCGGGATCGCCACCAAAGGCATCACCGTGACAAAAGGGAGCACCGAGACCGTCCTGATGATCACGATCGTCACAGAAGCCGTGATTCTGAAAG GAGAAGGGACCGCGAGAGAGATGGACATCGCAGGCATCGCTCTCGTTCACGGTCTCGTTCAAGGGGCAGGGATGATCACAGATCTCGATCTCATTCAAAAAG CAGCAAGCGAGTCAGTGGATTCGACCTGGGACCAACAGCACAATCCGTACTTCCTCAGTTCCCTACCATTCCAACCCCAA GTCAGTTACCTGGCTCTTCTATTCCTGGAATGTTCCCGAACATGCTCCCTTTTGCTGTTGGACAG TTCAATCCCCTCGTCATGCAGCCACAAGCCATGACTCAACAG GCTACTCGGCATGCTCGGCGTGTTTATGTTGGTGGCCTTCCCCCATCTGCTAATGAACAG TCTGTTGCAATATACTTTAATCAAGTCATGGCTGCTATTGGAGGAAACACTGCTGGTCCAGGTGATGCTGTTCTTAATGTGTACATAAACCATGACAAGAAATTCGCTTTTGTGGAGATGAGGTCTGTGGAGGAAGCAAGCAATGCAATGGCACTGGATGGCATTTTATTTGAAGGTGCACCAGTGAAGGTTAGAAGACCAACAGACTATAACCCTTCTCTGGCAGCTGCCCTGGGCCCAAGCCAGCCAAGCTCCAATTTGAATCTTGCTGCGGTTGGCCTAACACCAGGTTCAGCCGGAGGGTTAGAAGGCCCGGACCGTATTTTTGTGGGTGGTCTCCCCTATTACTTCACAGAGGCTCAAGTTCGGGAGCTGCTTGAATCATTTGGGCCTCTTCGAGGATTTGATCTTGTGAAAGATAGGGAAACTGGTAACTCAAAGGGCTATGCGTTCTGTGTCTACCAGGACCTCAATGTCACTGACATAGCCTGCGCTGCTCTAAATGGTATCAAGATGGGAGACAAAACTCTTACGGTCAGACGAGCAAACCAGGGCTCAGCCCAACCTAGACCAGAGCAGGAAAGTATCCTGTTGCAGGCACAGCAGCAGGTGCAGTTACAG AAACTTGTGTATCAAGTTGGAGCGCTCCCTACAAAGGTTGTATGCCTGACCCAGGTAGTTACTGCTGATGAATtaaaggatgatgaagaatatgaggaCATTATGGAGGACATGAGGTTGGAAGCTGGGAAATATG GTAACTTGGTGAAAGTTGTCATCCCGCGCCCTCATCCGAGTGGAGAGCCAGTTTCTGGAGTTGGAAAG GTGTTCTTAGAGTATGCAGATGTTGATGGTTCCACCAAAGCAAAGACGGCGATGCATGGAAGGAAATTCGGTGGAAACCCAGTTGTTGCGGTCTTCTACCCCGAGAACAAGTTTGCTGATGAGGACTATGACGCGGCAGCATAA
- the LOC123086232 gene encoding splicing factor U2af large subunit B-like isoform X1, which yields MADDNGGGGGDDYVSEAVRPEGDTHTREEGLSKSRDRDREKDKDKERHRDRDRDRGRDRDRGRDRDLDKDRDRDKDRDRHQRHHRDKREHRDRPDDHDRHRSRDSERRRDRERDGHRRHRSRSRSRSRGRDDHRSRSHSKSSKRVSGFDLGPTAQSVLPQFPTIPTPSQLPGSSIPGMFPNMLPFAVGQFNPLVMQPQAMTQQHIFPQATRHARRVYVGGLPPSANEQSVAIYFNQVMAAIGGNTAGPGDAVLNVYINHDKKFAFVEMRSVEEASNAMALDGILFEGAPVKVRRPTDYNPSLAAALGPSQPSSNLNLAAVGLTPGSAGGLEGPDRIFVGGLPYYFTEAQVRELLESFGPLRGFDLVKDRETGNSKGYAFCVYQDLNVTDIACAALNGIKMGDKTLTVRRANQGSAQPRPEQESILLQAQQQVQLQKLVYQVGALPTKVVCLTQVVTADELKDDEEYEDIMEDMRLEAGKYGNLVKVVIPRPHPSGEPVSGVGKVFLEYADVDGSTKAKTAMHGRKFGGNPVVAVFYPENKFADEDYDAAA from the exons ATGGCCGacgacaacggcggcggcggcggcgacgactacGTCAGCGAGGCCGTCCGCCCCGAG GGTGATACACATACGCGTGAAGAGGGATTGTCAAAATCCAGGGATCGAGACAGAGAAAAAGACAAGGATAAGGAGCGCCATAGGGACCGTGACAGAGATAGAGGAAGAGACAGAGATCGGGGTCGGGACAGGGATCTAGACAAGGATCGGGACAGGGACAAGGATCGGGATCGCCACCAAAGGCATCACCGTGACAAAAGGGAGCACCGAGACCGTCCTGATGATCACGATCGTCACAGAAGCCGTGATTCTGAAAG GAGAAGGGACCGCGAGAGAGATGGACATCGCAGGCATCGCTCTCGTTCACGGTCTCGTTCAAGGGGCAGGGATGATCACAGATCTCGATCTCATTCAAAAAG CAGCAAGCGAGTCAGTGGATTCGACCTGGGACCAACAGCACAATCCGTACTTCCTCAGTTCCCTACCATTCCAACCCCAA GTCAGTTACCTGGCTCTTCTATTCCTGGAATGTTCCCGAACATGCTCCCTTTTGCTGTTGGACAG TTCAATCCCCTCGTCATGCAGCCACAAGCCATGACTCAACAG CATATTTTTCCTCAGGCTACTCGGCATGCTCGGCGTGTTTATGTTGGTGGCCTTCCCCCATCTGCTAATGAACAG TCTGTTGCAATATACTTTAATCAAGTCATGGCTGCTATTGGAGGAAACACTGCTGGTCCAGGTGATGCTGTTCTTAATGTGTACATAAACCATGACAAGAAATTCGCTTTTGTGGAGATGAGGTCTGTGGAGGAAGCAAGCAATGCAATGGCACTGGATGGCATTTTATTTGAAGGTGCACCAGTGAAGGTTAGAAGACCAACAGACTATAACCCTTCTCTGGCAGCTGCCCTGGGCCCAAGCCAGCCAAGCTCCAATTTGAATCTTGCTGCGGTTGGCCTAACACCAGGTTCAGCCGGAGGGTTAGAAGGCCCGGACCGTATTTTTGTGGGTGGTCTCCCCTATTACTTCACAGAGGCTCAAGTTCGGGAGCTGCTTGAATCATTTGGGCCTCTTCGAGGATTTGATCTTGTGAAAGATAGGGAAACTGGTAACTCAAAGGGCTATGCGTTCTGTGTCTACCAGGACCTCAATGTCACTGACATAGCCTGCGCTGCTCTAAATGGTATCAAGATGGGAGACAAAACTCTTACGGTCAGACGAGCAAACCAGGGCTCAGCCCAACCTAGACCAGAGCAGGAAAGTATCCTGTTGCAGGCACAGCAGCAGGTGCAGTTACAG AAACTTGTGTATCAAGTTGGAGCGCTCCCTACAAAGGTTGTATGCCTGACCCAGGTAGTTACTGCTGATGAATtaaaggatgatgaagaatatgaggaCATTATGGAGGACATGAGGTTGGAAGCTGGGAAATATG GTAACTTGGTGAAAGTTGTCATCCCGCGCCCTCATCCGAGTGGAGAGCCAGTTTCTGGAGTTGGAAAG GTGTTCTTAGAGTATGCAGATGTTGATGGTTCCACCAAAGCAAAGACGGCGATGCATGGAAGGAAATTCGGTGGAAACCCAGTTGTTGCGGTCTTCTACCCCGAGAACAAGTTTGCTGATGAGGACTATGACGCGGCAGCATAA
- the LOC123086232 gene encoding splicing factor U2af large subunit B-like isoform X5 yields the protein MFPNMLPFAVGQFNPLVMQPQAMTQQHIFPQATRHARRVYVGGLPPSANEQSVAIYFNQVMAAIGGNTAGPGDAVLNVYINHDKKFAFVEMRSVEEASNAMALDGILFEGAPVKVRRPTDYNPSLAAALGPSQPSSNLNLAAVGLTPGSAGGLEGPDRIFVGGLPYYFTEAQVRELLESFGPLRGFDLVKDRETGNSKGYAFCVYQDLNVTDIACAALNGIKMGDKTLTVRRANQGSAQPRPEQESILLQAQQQVQLQKLVYQVGALPTKVVCLTQVVTADELKDDEEYEDIMEDMRLEAGKYGNLVKVVIPRPHPSGEPVSGVGKVFLEYADVDGSTKAKTAMHGRKFGGNPVVAVFYPENKFADEDYDAAA from the exons ATGTTCCCGAACATGCTCCCTTTTGCTGTTGGACAG TTCAATCCCCTCGTCATGCAGCCACAAGCCATGACTCAACAG CATATTTTTCCTCAGGCTACTCGGCATGCTCGGCGTGTTTATGTTGGTGGCCTTCCCCCATCTGCTAATGAACAG TCTGTTGCAATATACTTTAATCAAGTCATGGCTGCTATTGGAGGAAACACTGCTGGTCCAGGTGATGCTGTTCTTAATGTGTACATAAACCATGACAAGAAATTCGCTTTTGTGGAGATGAGGTCTGTGGAGGAAGCAAGCAATGCAATGGCACTGGATGGCATTTTATTTGAAGGTGCACCAGTGAAGGTTAGAAGACCAACAGACTATAACCCTTCTCTGGCAGCTGCCCTGGGCCCAAGCCAGCCAAGCTCCAATTTGAATCTTGCTGCGGTTGGCCTAACACCAGGTTCAGCCGGAGGGTTAGAAGGCCCGGACCGTATTTTTGTGGGTGGTCTCCCCTATTACTTCACAGAGGCTCAAGTTCGGGAGCTGCTTGAATCATTTGGGCCTCTTCGAGGATTTGATCTTGTGAAAGATAGGGAAACTGGTAACTCAAAGGGCTATGCGTTCTGTGTCTACCAGGACCTCAATGTCACTGACATAGCCTGCGCTGCTCTAAATGGTATCAAGATGGGAGACAAAACTCTTACGGTCAGACGAGCAAACCAGGGCTCAGCCCAACCTAGACCAGAGCAGGAAAGTATCCTGTTGCAGGCACAGCAGCAGGTGCAGTTACAG AAACTTGTGTATCAAGTTGGAGCGCTCCCTACAAAGGTTGTATGCCTGACCCAGGTAGTTACTGCTGATGAATtaaaggatgatgaagaatatgaggaCATTATGGAGGACATGAGGTTGGAAGCTGGGAAATATG GTAACTTGGTGAAAGTTGTCATCCCGCGCCCTCATCCGAGTGGAGAGCCAGTTTCTGGAGTTGGAAAG GTGTTCTTAGAGTATGCAGATGTTGATGGTTCCACCAAAGCAAAGACGGCGATGCATGGAAGGAAATTCGGTGGAAACCCAGTTGTTGCGGTCTTCTACCCCGAGAACAAGTTTGCTGATGAGGACTATGACGCGGCAGCATAA
- the LOC123086232 gene encoding splicing factor U2af large subunit B-like isoform X6 → MFPNMLPFAVGQFNPLVMQPQAMTQQATRHARRVYVGGLPPSANEQSVAIYFNQVMAAIGGNTAGPGDAVLNVYINHDKKFAFVEMRSVEEASNAMALDGILFEGAPVKVRRPTDYNPSLAAALGPSQPSSNLNLAAVGLTPGSAGGLEGPDRIFVGGLPYYFTEAQVRELLESFGPLRGFDLVKDRETGNSKGYAFCVYQDLNVTDIACAALNGIKMGDKTLTVRRANQGSAQPRPEQESILLQAQQQVQLQKLVYQVGALPTKVVCLTQVVTADELKDDEEYEDIMEDMRLEAGKYGNLVKVVIPRPHPSGEPVSGVGKVFLEYADVDGSTKAKTAMHGRKFGGNPVVAVFYPENKFADEDYDAAA, encoded by the exons ATGTTCCCGAACATGCTCCCTTTTGCTGTTGGACAG TTCAATCCCCTCGTCATGCAGCCACAAGCCATGACTCAACAG GCTACTCGGCATGCTCGGCGTGTTTATGTTGGTGGCCTTCCCCCATCTGCTAATGAACAG TCTGTTGCAATATACTTTAATCAAGTCATGGCTGCTATTGGAGGAAACACTGCTGGTCCAGGTGATGCTGTTCTTAATGTGTACATAAACCATGACAAGAAATTCGCTTTTGTGGAGATGAGGTCTGTGGAGGAAGCAAGCAATGCAATGGCACTGGATGGCATTTTATTTGAAGGTGCACCAGTGAAGGTTAGAAGACCAACAGACTATAACCCTTCTCTGGCAGCTGCCCTGGGCCCAAGCCAGCCAAGCTCCAATTTGAATCTTGCTGCGGTTGGCCTAACACCAGGTTCAGCCGGAGGGTTAGAAGGCCCGGACCGTATTTTTGTGGGTGGTCTCCCCTATTACTTCACAGAGGCTCAAGTTCGGGAGCTGCTTGAATCATTTGGGCCTCTTCGAGGATTTGATCTTGTGAAAGATAGGGAAACTGGTAACTCAAAGGGCTATGCGTTCTGTGTCTACCAGGACCTCAATGTCACTGACATAGCCTGCGCTGCTCTAAATGGTATCAAGATGGGAGACAAAACTCTTACGGTCAGACGAGCAAACCAGGGCTCAGCCCAACCTAGACCAGAGCAGGAAAGTATCCTGTTGCAGGCACAGCAGCAGGTGCAGTTACAG AAACTTGTGTATCAAGTTGGAGCGCTCCCTACAAAGGTTGTATGCCTGACCCAGGTAGTTACTGCTGATGAATtaaaggatgatgaagaatatgaggaCATTATGGAGGACATGAGGTTGGAAGCTGGGAAATATG GTAACTTGGTGAAAGTTGTCATCCCGCGCCCTCATCCGAGTGGAGAGCCAGTTTCTGGAGTTGGAAAG GTGTTCTTAGAGTATGCAGATGTTGATGGTTCCACCAAAGCAAAGACGGCGATGCATGGAAGGAAATTCGGTGGAAACCCAGTTGTTGCGGTCTTCTACCCCGAGAACAAGTTTGCTGATGAGGACTATGACGCGGCAGCATAA